TTTAAACGACGGCGATCGCCTCGATCGCGAGGAGTTCCATCGCCGGTACGAGGCGATGGGTCCCGGCGTTCGTGCGGAGTTGATCGAGGGCATCGTCTACCTCTATGACAACGACGAGATGGCCTCCCCTGTCAGCCTGAACGCCCACGCCTCGCCACACTTCCTCGTGAGTGGGTGGCTCATGCACTACGTAGCTCGCACGCCGGGCCTCATCGCTGGAATCGACGGGTCGGTCCTGCTCGATGGAATCAATGAGCCCCAGCCGGATGTCCTGCTGGGGATCCCGACTTCGGCAGGCGGTCAGACAGAGGTCGTGACTCGAAGCGGCAAAGAGTACGTGGCCGGCGGGCCGGAGCTGGTCGTGGAGGTGTCGGCATCGACGGCTCGGGTCGACCTGAACGCCAAGCTTCGGGCCTACGCCCGCAACGGCGTTCGGGAGTATCTCG
This genomic interval from Planctomycetota bacterium contains the following:
- a CDS encoding Uma2 family endonuclease encodes the protein MGDVATAPLTADAEVIPPLNDGDRLDREEFHRRYEAMGPGVRAELIEGIVYLYDNDEMASPVSLNAHASPHFLVSGWLMHYVARTPGLIAGIDGSVLLDGINEPQPDVLLGIPTSAGGQTEVVTRSGKEYVAGGPELVVEVSASTARVDLNAKLRAYARNGVREYLVVLADRKPAEVRWFTLDPVGEPTPIELKEDALESRVFPGLRLDPTALIAGDAARLLVELDEGLSAQPHADFAGRVRLTKSS